A window of Nicotiana tabacum cultivar K326 chromosome 24, ASM71507v2, whole genome shotgun sequence contains these coding sequences:
- the LOC142178117 gene encoding uncharacterized protein LOC142178117: MKDLVTKMKNINFETIKVTHQYSAIISQTGVKKMEDLETFNIPCAIGLTSFTKALCDLGTSINLMPYAVFKKMGLGDRRPTSMKLLMEDHTLKRPLGVLDDILFKVDQSYVPADFVILDCEVNVEIPIILGRPFLATGRAICDVVFGELKFRLNDEEVVFHIQKSMKHPHDYGVISVIDMVDEVVDEDMHEKIVWMKLFMRFYSIRIMTQWGGYIEAVMALEGLCSFSYKTETLSLDLENRIIPPTKPSIIELPKLELKPLISHLRYEFLGPNESLPVTISSFLFSVHVSLSLDVLKKHKLALGLTIADIRGISSSFCIHKIYLEEG, from the coding sequence atgaaggacttggtcacTAAGATGAAGAATATTAATTTTGAGACCATCAAGGTCACCCACCAATATAGTGCAATCATCTCACAAACCGGGGTTAAGAAGATGGAAGACCTGGAGACTTTTAATATTCCTTGTGCTATTGGGTTGACAAGCTTCACAAAAGCTTTGTGTGATTTGGGgacaagtatcaacttgatgccttatGCCGTTTTCAAGAAGATGGGCTTGGGTGACCGAAGGCCTACATCAATGAAGTTATTAATGGAAGATCACACTTTGAAGCGACCATTGGGCGTTCTTGATGATATTCTTTTCAAAGTGGATCAATCCTACGTCCccgcagattttgtgattcttgacTGTGAAGTGAATGTAGAAATACCAATCATTCTTGGTAGGCCTTTCTTGGCTACCGGGAGGGCCATATGTGATGTTGTATTCGGAGAGCTAAAATTCCGGTTGAATGATGAAGAAGTGGTCTTCCACATCCAAAAATCAATGAAGCATCCACATGACTATGGAGTGATATCCGTGATTGATATGGTAGATGAAGTGGTAGATGAGGATATGCACGAAAAAATTGTATGGATGAAGCTTTTCATGCGGTTCTACTCAATTCGGATAATGACACAATGGGGGGGTTACATTGAAGCCGTGATGGCTTTGGAAGGACTTTGTTCCTTCTCTTACAAGACCGAAACATTGTCCCTTGATTTGGAAAACCGGATTATTCCTCCTACTAAACCATCTATCATTGAGCTACCAAAGCTTGAGTTGAAGCCTTTGATTTCCCATTtgaggtatgaatttcttggtcctaatGAATCATTACCCGTTACTATCTCATCCTTTTTGTTTAGTGTGCATGTTTCTTTATCGCTTGATGTGCTCAAAAAGCACAAGTTGGCATTAGGATTGACCATTGCGGATATCCGGGGAATAAGTTCATCCTTTTGTATACACAAGATATACTTGGAGGAAGGGTGA